GTGGAAAGCGTCATAGGAGAAATTGGGGAGAGAATTGAGCTGCAGTGATCAAGGTCGGTTCGTGCGCCTGGGGTTCCGACTTTCGTGACCAGCCCCCCAATATTGAACCATGCGCATTCCAGTCGAGAGTTATCACCTCCCGAACGGCCTGCATGTGGTGCTCTCTGAGGATCACACGGCGCCGATCGTCGCGGTCAATTTGTGGTATCACGTAGGTTCGGCCAATGAGCGGCTTGATCGCACGGGTTTCGCCCACCTGTTCGAGCATATGCTGTTTCAGGGGTCGGCGAACGTCGAGGCCAACGAACATTTCGAACTCGTCCAACGCGCTGGCGGGACCCTGAACGGGTCCACCTGGCTCGATCGGACCAACTACTACGAAACGGTTCCGTCGCATCAGATCGCGCTGGCGCTCTGGCTCGAGGCAGACCGGATGGGTCGGATGCTGCCGGGGCTCACGCAGCAGAAGCTCGACACGCAACGCGACGTCGTGAAGAACGAACGTCGCTGGTCGGTCGACAACCAGCCTTATGGCACGTGGTGGGAGCGCCTGCCGGCGCTCTGTTTCCCGGAAGAGCATCCGTTCCATCACTCGTTGATCGGGTCCATGGAGCATCTGACCGACGCGTCGCTCGACGACGTGGCGGACTTCTTCCGGACGTACTACACCCCGGACAACGCGGTGCTCACGGTCGCCGGCGATTTTGATCGCACCGAGACCATGCGCCTCATCGAGGAGTACTACGGCGCGATTCCCCGTGGTGCGCCACGTCCGCCGCTTCGCGACATGATGCTACCGTCCACCTTCGGAGACACGCGCCGTACGGTGGTACCCGATGCAGTCGCGTTGCCGCGTCTATTCGTTGCCTGCCGCACCCCGGTGTTCGGCAGCGATGGCTATTACGCTGCGTCGCTGGCTGCGGCCGTGCTCGGCTTGCGTACCGGCTGTCGCCTGGAGCAGTCGCTGGTGCGAAAGCAGCGCATTGCCTCACAGGCCAGCGCCTTCACCTACGATCTGGCGAAGGGCAGTGACCTGCTCGTGGTGGACGCGACGGCCCACCCCGACGTCACGCCGGAACAGCTGGAAGCGGCCGTGCTGGCCGAGCTCGATCTGATGCATCAGCATGGCGTGACGGACGTGGAGGTGCAGCGCGCCCGTGCGCTGATCGAAACGAGTTTTGTGACGAGCATGCAGTCGGCCGCCGAGCGCGCCGACCAACTGTCGCGTTTTGCCACGTACTTCGGCGATGCCGCCTTGATCAACGAACAGGTGGAGCGCTACGGCGCGACGACGACGGCGGCGGTCTCCGCGCTCGCCCGCGAACGACTTGGTCCCGACAATCGCGCCCTGCTGATGTTCGTACCGGCCGAGGAAGCGTCGGATACGGCGCCGGCCGAATTGGCGGAGGCGAGCGCATGACCGACACACTCGACGTTCCCGCGCAGGACTCGCAATCTCAGGAGATGCCCGTAGCGCCCCCGCGTCCCGGTGCGGGCACACCCAGCGACTATCGGTTCCCGCACTTCTCGACGCGCATTCTGGCCAACGGTCTGCGACTGATCGTGGCGAATGTGCCGGCGTATCCGGTAGTGACGACGCTGGCCGTGATCGAAGCGGGCGCCACGCGCGATCCGCGCGACTACGAAGGACTTGCGCAGCTCACCACGCGCGCGCTGGCGGAAGGGACGCGCGACATGAACGCGCTCCAGCTGACGTCGCGACTGGAGATGCTCGGGACCACGCTCGACACCGGTGCCGACTGGGACTCGGCGATCGTGCAGATCACCGCGCTGTCGTCGCGTATCGACGACGCGGTCGCGGTGTTGTCGGAAGTGCTGCGCTATCCGGCGTT
This region of Gemmatimonas groenlandica genomic DNA includes:
- a CDS encoding M16 family metallopeptidase, with product MRIPVESYHLPNGLHVVLSEDHTAPIVAVNLWYHVGSANERLDRTGFAHLFEHMLFQGSANVEANEHFELVQRAGGTLNGSTWLDRTNYYETVPSHQIALALWLEADRMGRMLPGLTQQKLDTQRDVVKNERRWSVDNQPYGTWWERLPALCFPEEHPFHHSLIGSMEHLTDASLDDVADFFRTYYTPDNAVLTVAGDFDRTETMRLIEEYYGAIPRGAPRPPLRDMMLPSTFGDTRRTVVPDAVALPRLFVACRTPVFGSDGYYAASLAAAVLGLRTGCRLEQSLVRKQRIASQASAFTYDLAKGSDLLVVDATAHPDVTPEQLEAAVLAELDLMHQHGVTDVEVQRARALIETSFVTSMQSAAERADQLSRFATYFGDAALINEQVERYGATTTAAVSALARERLGPDNRALLMFVPAEEASDTAPAELAEASA